A region from the Terriglobia bacterium genome encodes:
- a CDS encoding energy transducer TonB, whose protein sequence is MKNLQTLGVLAMLLAINPVGGSRIRGMSDPALSLGQQTESLNPKRVQVDQAFLERNLLFEHIPTFPMQNQLVRIEGEVVVHVVVSTGGRVIDARLENGDPRLALRALEAAKSYRYYPHGH, encoded by the coding sequence ATGAAGAATCTACAAACGCTGGGTGTGTTGGCCATGTTGTTGGCCATCAATCCAGTCGGGGGCAGTCGGATTCGCGGTATGTCTGACCCCGCTCTTTCATTGGGGCAGCAAACGGAATCCTTGAACCCCAAACGGGTCCAGGTGGATCAAGCTTTCCTGGAACGAAATCTGCTTTTCGAACACATTCCCACTTTCCCGATGCAGAACCAGTTGGTACGAATAGAAGGTGAGGTTGTGGTTCACGTCGTCGTATCCACCGGTGGGCGGGTGATCGATGCCAGGCTGGAGAATGGGGATCCAAGGCTTGCTCTGAGGGCCCTTGAAGCGGCCAAGTCTTATCGTTATTACCCCCATGGTCATTGA